From Aliamphritea hakodatensis:
GTAGTGACAGGCGCTGCCCCGTAGGGGCAAAACGAAATTATAAGATATAAAGAGTTTACAGAAGCCGGTGTGGGTCAGGCACTGAATCTGGAGGAAAGGGATATGTTTGAATTAGTAAATGATCTCGCGCAGAACGCGGTGATTAAAGTAGTAGGCGTTGGTGGCGGTGGCGGCAACGCGGTTCAGCATATGGTATCAACAGATGTTGAAGGGGTTGATTTCATTTGTGCGAATACCGATGCACAGGCTCTGGACCGTATGCAGGCGAAAACCCTGTTACAGATCGGCGGGCAGATGACCAAAGGTCTGGGAGCCGGTGCAGATCCGAATATTGGCCGTAAAGCGGCCGTTGATGACCGTGAAAAAATTGCTGAGATGCTACACGGTGCTGATATGGTTTTCATTACTGCAGGGATGGGAGGCGGTACCGGTACAGGGGCCGCGCCGATTGTTGCAGAAGTGGCAAAAGAGCTGGGTATTCTGACCGTTGCCGTGGTCACCAAGCCGTTCCCGTTTGAAGGTAAGAAGCGGGTTCAGTACGCCGAAGACGGTATCCGTGAATTACGGGAGAATGTTGATTCACTGATCATCGTCCCGAATGAGAAACTGATGCAGGCTCTGGGTCGCCAGTGTACACTGATCAATGCTTTTAATGCGGCCAATGATGTGCTCAAAGGCGCGGTGCAGGGGATTGCCGATCTGATTATCCGTCCGGGGATGATCAACGTTGACTTTGCGGACGTACGTACTGTGATGTCTGAAATGGGTACGGCCATGATGGGGTCCGGTACTGCCCGTGGTGAAAATCGTGGTACTGAAGCGGCCAGTGCGGCGATCAGCAGCCCGCTGCTGGAAGATATCGACCTGCACGGTGCACGGGGTATCCTGGTGAATATTACAGCCGGGCCTGATCTGGGGTTAGGTGAGTTTTCAGAAGTCGGTCAGGTGGTTGAAGAGATAGCTTCTGAGCAGGCTACCGTCGTAATTGGTACGGTAATCGATCCGACCCTTGAGGATGAAATCAAGGTTACGGTGGTTGCTACCGGCATTGATGGTGGCGCTGCTGTGGAAGAAACTGTGAAGGTTGTCAGCCAGAACCGTAAGCCGGATGGCAGCCTTGATCTGAAGCAGCTGGAAATGCCTGCAGTACTGCGCCGTAAGGGCGAAGATCTGCGGGCAGAAAATAATTTAGAGACCGCGGAACTATCCGCGCCAGCTGTGTCCAAAGAAAGTGATGGAGAGACCGATAGCGAATATCTTGATATTCCTACGTTTTTACGCCGTCAGGCAGATTAAACAGACAGTTCTGAACTGCAGATTTGATCAGGATTGAAGGCGAAAAATGCGCTGTAACCGGGATTGCTGTAATGCAGCAAGTTTTGTTACAATGTCGGGTTAATATGCGACTCAAAATTTGGCAGAGAATATGATCGGACAACGCACGCTAAGAAACAGTATTAAAGCTACCGGAGTGGGGCTGCACACAGGACAGAAAGTTTACCTGACGCTGAAGCCTGCGCCGGTTAATACGGGCATTGTGTTTCGTCGGGTTGATATCGAACCTGCAGTAGAAATTCAGGCCAGTGCCAATAACGTAGGCGATACTACCCTGTCTACCAATTTGCAGAAGGGTGACGTACGTGTTTCTACGGTCGAGCATCTGTTGTCTGCGATGGCGGGTCTGGGGATTGATAATGCCTATGTTGAGCTGAGCGCTGAAGAAGTGCCGATTATGGATGGCAGCGCTGCGCCGTTCGTCTTCCTGATTCAGTCTGCGGGTATTGAAGAGCAGAGCGAGCCAAAACAGTTTATCCGTATTAAGCAGGAAGTGTCTGTTTCTATGGATGACAAAGTCGCAACCTTTAAACCGTTTGATGGCTTCAAAGTCGGGTTTACCATTGATTTTGATCATCCTGCGTTTGCCGGTCGCAATATGGAAGCCAGCCTGGATTTCTCAAGCACATCTTTTGTTAAAGAAGTAAGTCGCGCACGAACTTTTGGTTTCATGCGTGATATTGAGTACCTGCGTGCACAGAACCTTGCGTTGGGTGGCAGCATGGATAATGCGATTGTTGTGGATGATTACCGCATCCTTAACGAAGATGGCCTGCGATATGATGATGAGTTCGTGAAGCACAAAGTGCTTGATGCGGTAGGTGATCTGTACCTGCTGGGTAAGAGTCTGATTGGTGAATTCCATGGCTTTAAGTCCGGGCACTATTTAAACAACCTGCTGTTACGTAAGTTGCTGGAAAATGAAGAAGCCTGGGAAGTGGTAACTTTTGAAGATCAGGACTCAGCTGTACCAATTTCATACCTGAAACCTATTCTGGCATAAGGTAAAATTGCCTGCGGGCAGTGCAAAATATTGATTAAAACCGGGTTTAGGCCCGGTTTTTTTATGTCTTTGAAAATATTCGCGGTTGAGATTCAACTTATTGCCCCAATAGAGGTAGAATGCTTGGCCAATAATAGTTTAGAACAGCGGCATGGATTTCAGCCGCTCACGTGTCTCAAGGGTTAAAAGTCACATTATGCTCACCTCGATGTTAAAGAAAGTTTTTGGTAGTAAGAATGATCGTGAACTCAAGCGGATGGGAAAGATCGTTAAACAGATCAATGCCCTTGAAGCTAACCTTGAGTCTCTCAGTGATGAACAGCTGAAACTGAAGACTGAAGAATTCAAACAAAGACTGTCCGACGGACAGTCACTGGAACAGATCTTGCCGGAAGCCTTTGCGACCGTCCGCGAAGCGTCCAAGCGAGTGATGGGAATGCGTCACTTTGACGTGCAGTTTATCGGTGGTATCACCCTGCACGAAGGCAAGGTTGCAGAGATGCGTACCGGTGAAGGTAAAACACTGGTTGCAACAGCACCTGTTTATCTGCGAGCCCTGACCGGTAAAGGCGTTCATGTTGTCACGGTGAACGATTACCTGGCCAGCCGGGATGCCGAGTGGATGCGTCCGCTGTATGAAGCGCTGGGCTTAAGTGTCGGTGTGATTCTTTCCGGACAGGATCCTGAAAGTAAGCGTGCTGCCTATCAGTCGGATATTACCTATGGCACGAACAACGAGTTTGGTTTCGACTACCTGCGCGACAACATGGCGTTCAGCGTTGAAGAAAAAGTGCAGCGGGACTTTCATTACGCCGTAGTGGATGAAGTTGACTCCATTCTTATCGATGAAGCCCGTACGCCTCTGATCATTTCCGGCCCGGCTGAAGACAGTTCTGAGCTTTACCGCCAGATGAATACGCTGATCCCGGGCTTACGCCGTTTTGAAGGTGAGATTGATCCGAAGAGCGAAGAAGAAGTTGATGGCGATTTTGCGGTTGATGAGAAGAACAAGAGTGTTGAGCTGACTGAGCAGGGCCATCAGAAGATCGAAGAGGTTCTGGTTGAAAAAGGCATTCTGGGCGAAGGTGAGAGCCTGTACGCACCTCATAACCTGAGTCTGTTGCACCACGTGCTGGCGGCGCTTCGCGCGCATAATCTGTTCCAGCGGGATATTGATTACATTGTTCAGGACGGCCAGGTGGTCATCGTTGATGAGCATACCGGCCGGATCATGCCGGGCCGTCGCTGGTCTGAAGGTTTGCATCAGGCGGTTGAGGCGAAAGAAGGCGTACACATCAATCAGGAAAGCCAGACCCTGGCTTCCACGACCTTCCAGAACTACTTCCGTTTGTATGAAACGCTGGCCGGTATGACCGGTACAGCGGATACTGAAGCATTCGAGTTACGTCAGATTTATGCGCTAGATGTGGTAGTTATTCCGACGAACGTGTCGGTTGCACGAATTGATTATAACGATCTGGTGTTCCTGACGGTGGCTGAAAAGTACGAAGCCATTGTTAAGGAAATTGAAGAGTGTGTGAAACAGGAACGTCCGGTACTGGTTGGTACGGCGTCTGTTGAATCTTCAGAACTGATTTCTGCCTTCCTGACCAAGAAGAATGTTCCGCATAATGTCCTGAACGCTAAGAACCATGGCCGTGAGGCGGGTATCATTGCTGAAGCGGGTCGCCCGGGGGCAATTACCATTGCAACCAACATGGCTGGCCGTGGTACGGATATTGTGTTGGGCGGTAAGCTTGATGCGGCGCTTGCCAAACTTGAAAATCCTTCAGAAGATGAAATTGCTAAGGCAACAGCTGAGTGGCAACAGCGCCATGATGCGGTACTGGAAGCCGGTGGCTTACACATTATCGGTACGGAACGGCATGAATCCCGCCGGATTGATAACCAGTTGCGTGGCCGTGCCGGCCGTCAGGGGGATAACGGTTCTTCCCGTTTCTTCCTGTCACTTGAAGATGATTTGATGCGTATCTTTGCTTCTGAGCGGGTACGTCAGTTCATGCAGGCGCTGGGGATGGAAAAAGGTGAGGCCATTGAACATAAGATGGTTTCCAATGCGATCGAAAAAGCGCAGCGCAAGGTAGAAGGCCGTAACTACGACATCCGTAAACAGTTGCTTGAATATGATGATGTTGCCAATGATCAGCGTCGTGCGGTGTACGAGCAGCGTAATGAGCTGATGGCCAGCAGTGATGTATCTGAAACGGTTACGGCTGTACGCAGTGAAGTGATTAATAAAGGCATTGATACCTTTATTGCACCTCAGAGTCTGGATGAGCAGTGGGATATCCCGGGGCTGGAGAAACATCTTGAAGGTGAGTTTGGTCTGCAGTTGCCGGTGCAGCAGTGGCTGGATACTGATGACTCTCTGCATGAAGAGTCCCTGCGTGCCAAAATCGAACAGCAAATTGTTGAAGACTATCAGGCGAAAGAAGCGATGGTCGGCCTGGATAACATGCGGACCTTTGAGAAGCAGGTTATGCTGCAGGTGCTGGATACTTTATGGAAAGAGCATCTTCAGGCAATGGACCTTCTGCGTCAGGGTATTCATCTGCGAGGCTATGCACAAAAGAACCCGAAGCAGGAATACAAGCGCGAATCCTTTATCCTGTTTGAGCAGCTGCTGGAAAATATCAAGACTGACGTTGTGAAGGTTCTGAGCAATGTTCAGATCCGTCAGCCTGAAGAAATCGAAGCGATGGAACGTCAGCGCCGTGAACAGGCAGAACGTCAGCAGATGGATTTTAAACATGATGCTGAATCTGCAATGGGTAATGGTGTTGAAGGTGAGACTGCCGCAGAACCTGTTGCTGAAACCTTTGTGCGTGATGAGAAAAAGGTTGGCCGTAATGAGGCTTGTCCGTGCGGTTCCGGTAAGAAATATAAACAGTGTCACGGTAAATTAAACTGATGATGCATTTCGAAGCTGCCTGAACCAGGTGGCTTCGGTAAAACATGTTTAACTTAAGAAAGCAGCCTGGCTGCTTTCTTTTGGTTGGAGGATATAAAAATGGCAGTAGGTAACGGTGCAATCCCTGAACTTCATCCGGTTGCGGGTATGCGTGTAGGTACGACTTCAGCAGGTGTAAAAACGCCGGGCCGTCCGGATCTGGTGCTGATGGAACTGGGAGAGCAGGCCACAGTGGCCGGGGTTTTCACCCTTAACCAGTTTTGTGCCGCACCGGTGCGTATCTGTAAGACAAACCTGCAATCAGATAAGCCCCGTTATCTGGTGATTAATACCGGCAATGCCAATGCTGGCACCGGTAAAGAAGGCCATGAAGATGCACTGACGTGCTGTCAGGCGGTTGCTGATCATGCTGGTGTAAAGCTGGAAGAAGTATTGCCATTTTCTACCGGTGTTATCGGCGAGAAACTGCCAGTTGAGCGTATTACTTCAGCGGTTCCTGCTGCGTTTGAGGCGTTGTCTGAGAATGGCTGGCTGGATGCCGCCAGCGGTATTATGACCACGGATACCCGCCCTAAGGCTTATTCAACTCAGTTTGAATATCAGGGGCAAACCATTACCTTTAGCGGTATTTCTAAAGGTGCGGGCATGATTAAACCGAATATGGCGACGATGCTTGCCTATGTGGCGACAGATGCAGCAGTGGATGCTGAGCTGTTACAGCAGATGCTTAAACGTTCAGCGGATAAGAGCTTTAACCGGGTCACCATTGATGGTGATACTTCTACCAATGACTCTTGCATGCTGATTGCAACCGGTGCCAGTGGGCTGAATGTTTCGGAAGCTGATGCCGAACTGTTTGCTGCCTTTAATCATGCCCTTGATGACATTATGTTGCAGCTGGCTCAGGCGATTGTGCGGGATGGCGAAGGTGCGACTAAATTTATTACCGTCTCTGTTGAACAGGCGGGCAGTTCAGAAGAAGCTCTGTTAGCAGCATATGCGGTTTCACATTCTCCGCTGGTGAAAACGGCGCTGTTCGCAAGCGATCCTAACTGGGGGCGGATTCTGGCGGCTGTCGGTTATGCCGGTATTGAGAATCTGGATGTTGATGCCTTACAGATCTATCTGGGTGATGTCTGCATTGTTGAAGATGGTGGACGTGCTGCCAGCTACACAGAAGACGCTGGTCAGGCGGTAATGAATGAAGAAGAAATCACCATTCGTATCGTACTGAACCGTGGCGATGTCGCTGAGACTGTCTGGACGACCGATCTGAGTAAAGAATACGTGTCTATTAATGCTGATTACCGCTCCTGAGCAGGACTGTTACCGATGCCTGAACTGATCCATGTTGCTGCGGCGGCCATTTTTAATCCGGAAGGGCAGGTGCTGCTTGCCCTGCGCAGTAAAAAACAGCATCAGGGCGGCCTGTGGGAGTTTCCTGGCGGAAAAGTAGAAGCGGGTGAATTGGTACGTGACGCCCTTGCCAGAGAGCTTGAAGAAGAGTTAGGCATCCGGATTGACCAGATGTCCACCCGGCCGCTGATCCAGGTGCCTTATCATTACCCAGATAAGTCTGTGCTGCTGGATGTTTTTAAGGTATCCGGCTTTTCCGGGGTGCCACATGGTGCTGAAGGGCAGCCACTGGAGTGGGTAAATATAGCGGATTTGGATAAGTATGACTTCCCTGCTGCAAATACCCCGATTGTGAATGCGCTGTTATTACCGGAGAAGATAGCCGTTACAGGCAGCGCTGAAAGTAATGCCCAGTACATCGAGAAATCTGCCGGTGCATTTAACAAAGGTGCGCAGTGGCTGATGTTAAGGGCTCACGGGCTGGCGTCTGCTGAAAGGACAGAGCTGGCCAGACATCTGATGGATCGTGAAGGGGCTGTTGTCTGCCTGAACGGAAGCATTGAAGAGGCGAATGCCGCGGGTGTTGACGCGTTGCACCTTACATCTTCCCGGTTGATGGCTTTGCAGGACCGCTCTGTGTTTAAAGGGCGCTGGTTAAGTGCCTCTTGTCATGATGAAGAACAGTTACAGCAAGCCGTGGCGTTAGGGCTGGACTTTGTTACTCTTTCGCCGGTTAACCCGACGGCAACGCATCCGGATCAGGAAGGGATCGGCTGGGATGCGTTTTCTCAGTTGGCGAATGCGTATCCGTTACCGGTTTATGCGCTGGGTGGCATGGCTGCAGAGGATCTGGAGATATGCTGGGACCATGGAGGTCAGGGAATCTGTGCAATCCGGGAGTTCTGGTGATTTGAGGAGCTCTGCAGAGAGCTCCTGATGCGGTAGCTGATTCTCAGTGCAGGCGTGGTTTCGCTTCGTCGATCCGGCTTTCCGGGTCTTCGAAACTGCTACTGTAATCATCCAGTTCCGGTTCGCTGGCAATCTGGTACTCTTCACTGGCCCAGGCGCCTAAATCCAGGGTCCGGCACCTTTCACTGCAGAAGGGCCTGGATTGATTGTTGGTGCTCCATTCATTTTTTTTGCCGCACTGGGGGCAGTCGACCATTGGTTTGCTCATCATCTGATCTCGGTACTTTTTACGTTTTAGCCTGCTGAAGAAACAGTGTATGCAGGCTGTCGACCTGTTCATCCAGCGCTGCTTGCGGGCCACTATTATCAATAATGTGGCTGGCTTTGTCTAAGCGTTCCTGCCGTGACATCTGAGCGGCGATAATTTTCCGGATCTGTTCAGCAGAGTTATTGTCCCTGGCGCAGCTGCGTTCAATCTGTAATTCCTCAGCTATATCTACAACGACAACGTCGTCGCACAGTAAGTACTGATCTGTTTCCAGCAATAAAGGGGAGGTCAGAATTGCGTAAGGGCTGTCAGCGCAGTTTAACTGGCTGACGATGCTCTCGCGAATAATGGGGTGGAGTAATTCTTCAAGCCACTTTCTTTCAGCCGGTGATGAAAATACCAGCTTGCGCAACCCAGCCCGGTTGAGAGTGCCGTCAGCATTAACAATCTCATCCCCAAAGTGCTGCTGTATTTTTGATAATGCCGGTGTGCCGGGTTCTACGACTTCTCTGGCGACAATATCCGCATCAATGACAGTTATACCAAGATTGATAAAGTGGTCAGAAACGGCCGTTTTTCCGCTGCCAATGCCGCCGGTAATGCCTATGATCAGCATCGTTATACCTGAAGGAAGTGTAAATAAAAACCGGTTATTTCACTGCCCCAAAGCATTGCGATCCACCCGGCACAGGCGAGGTAAGGCCCAAAAGGAATCGGGTTCTGAGCCTCATGCCGGCGCAACAGGATCATGGTTATTCCAAGCACAGCGCCGACCAGTGAGGAAAGCAGGATAATCAGCGGCAGCATGCTGGCACCTGCCCAGGCACCCAGTGCAGCAAGCAACTTGAAGTCGCCGTATCCCATGCCTTCTTTGCCGGTCAGTAATTTAAATAGCCAGTAAATGCTCCACAGGGACAGGTAGCCAAGTACTGCCCCCCAAAGGGCCTGTGGCAGTGAGGTAAAATAATCAAAACTGTTCACGATTAAACCCAGCCAGATCAGCGGCAGGGTGATCTTATCCGGCAGTAGCTGGTGGTCAACGTCAATCATAGTCAGGCAGATCAGGCACCAGGTTAAAAAGACCAGTGACAGGCTGACCAGATTAAAACCAAACTGGTAGACGATACAGGCGCTGAGTAATCCTGTTGTCAGCTCAATAAACGGGTACCGGAGTGATATCTTTATTTTACAGGACGAGCAGGCCCCTTTTAAAAACAGGTAGCTGAGAACAGGTATATTCTCATACCAGCGAATCTTGTGCTGACAATTCGGGCAGGCAGAAGCGGGTACGCTCAGGTTAAATTTATCAGTTGGCGTGGCTTCAGTGCTTTCATTTAATTCAGCTATCTGTTCTTCCCACTCCCGTTCCATCATCACTGGCAGGCGATAAATCACTACGTTGAGGAAGCTACCTACACACAGCGAAAAAATAAGGGTAATAGAAATAGAAAACCAGGGAGTGGCTGCAATGTATTCAATAATCATAAAATAGTAATTCGTTGTATCGATTCAAATAACTGAGCCAAGTTGGAAAATTGGCAGGTACATGGCGATAACCAGTCCACCTACCAGGATACCTAATATTGCCATGATCATGGGTTCGATCAGGCTGGACAGATTATCCACGGCATTATCAACTTCTTCCTCGTAGAAATTAGCAATTTTATCGAGCATCATATCTAAAGAGCCTGCTTCTTCGCCGATTGCAATCATCTGTGTGGCCATCGGCGGAAACAGCCCGGTCATATTTACGGCGTTTTTTAAAGACTGACCGGTAGAAACGCCATTTTTAATCTGCATGATGGCCGTTGAATAGACAATATTGCCCGAAGCACCTGCCGCTGATTCCAGGGCATTAACTAATGGGACGCCCGCAGCAAAGGTGGTAGAAAGGGTTCTGGCAAACCGGGCGATGGCTGAGTTATGCAGGATTTTCCCGATGATGGGCAGTTTCAGTACCGCGCGGTCAACGGACGCTCGAAGCTTCGCTGAGCTTTGCATCGATTTTTGGAACAGATAACCTGAGACAATTATTGCTAACAAGGCAATGAACCACCATTCGCGGGCCACCACGGAAAGTCCCACAACGAACTGGGTGAAGGCGGGCAGTTCAGCCCCAAAAGACTGGAAAACACTTTCGAACTGCGGAACCACCTTAATGAGCAAAATGGCAGATACAATGACCCCGATCACAATAACGGCGATGGGATAGGTCATGGCTTTTTTAATTTTAGCTTTCAGGGATTCAATTTTTTCTTTGTAGGTGGCGATCCGGTCAAGCATGGTCTCAAGTGAGCCAGACTGTTCGCCCGCCTGAACCAGATTGCAGAATAATTCATCAAAGTACTTTGGGTGTTTCTCCAGTGCTTTGGCAAAGCTGGTGCCGCTGTTAACGTCATTTTTCAGCTCATTGATGACTTTTTTTAGTTGTATTTTTTCAATGCCGTTCGAGACGATATCAAATCCTTGCAGCAGTGGAACACCGGATTTAAGCATTGTGGCCATTTGGCGGGTAAAAAGGGCAATGTCTAATGGTTTTATTGGCTTGGAGGCCTTGCTGAAAACGCTGCTGGTTTGTTTTCGTACCTTTCTGGGAAGTAAGCCCTGACGGCGTAACTGGGCCTTGGCAATGGTCAGGTTTTCAGCATCTATTGTTCCTTTACTGGGGTTGCCGGTTTTATCTTTGCCTTCCCATATAAAGGTAGTAGGTAATTTTTCTTTCTTTTTAATGGCCATGTATTGCTAACACCGTCCTGTTAAACCTTGATTACCCGGTTGATTTCTTCAAGGCTGGTGAGGCCCTGACTTACTTTGTGTAACCCGGAATGGCGTAAGGTTTTAAATCCCTGTTTTACAGCAACCGCCTGAATATCTAATGAAGAGCCGTTGGACATAATGCTTTCGGCTATTTCCTGACTCATAGACAGCATTTCGTAAATACCGACCCGTCCTTTGTATCCTTTGTTGCACTTACCACAGCCCTTAGGGTTAGCTTCAAACAAGCTTAACTGATTAGTGAGCTGCTCATCACTAAAGCCTGCTTCTTTTAGTGCCTCTTTTGGGATGTTTGCCGGCTGTTTACAGTGGGTACAAAGGCGTCTTGCCAGCCGCTGGGCAATAATCAGACTGACGGAGGTGGCTATGTTAAATGCCGGCACCCCCATGTTGCGCAGTCGGGTCAGGGTTTCCGGGGCGCTGTTGGTGTGCAGGGTGGAGAGCACCATGTGGCCGGTTTGTGCGGCTTTAATGCCAATTTCGGCGGTTTCCAGATCCCGGATCTCACCCACCATGACTACATCCGGGTCCTGACGGAGGAAAGCCCTTAAGGCTTCAGCAAATGTCAGACCTACCTTAGTGTTTACATGCACCTGGTTGATGCCTTCGAGGTTAATCTCCACCGGATCTTCTGCGGTGGAAATATTGCGTTCGGTAGTGTTAAGAATGTTCAGGCCGGTATAGAGGGAAACGGTTTTACCGCTGCCGGTGGGGCCGGTGACCAAAATCATACCCTGGGGTTTTTCTAACGTTTCCAGATACAGAGCCTTCTGTTCCGGTTCGAATCCGAGGGCTTCTACGCCCATCTGCGCGCTGGTGGGGTCCAGAATACGCAATACAATCTTTTCACCCCATAAGGTGGGCAGGGTGTTTACCCGGAAATCGATGGAGCGTTTTTTCGACAGGCGCATTTTAATCCGCCCGTCCTGAGGCATGCGTCGTTCAGAAATGTCCATCTGGGACATAACTTTTAAACGGGCAGACAGCTGCAGCGCTAAGTTGGTAGGTGGTTTAGCCACTTCCTGTAAAATGCCATCTACCCGACTACGAATCCGGTAGCTTTTTTCGTACGGTTCAAAGTGAATATCGGATGCGCCATTTTTAATGGCATCTAACAGAATTTTATTAACGAAACGAACAATTGGCGCATCATTAGCTGCATCGTCGGCCTGATCCTCCTGTTGATTTTCAGTTGGATCTTCGACGTCCAGATTGTCCAGATCAGCATCGTCCAGGCCTTCCAGAGCAGAGTTTTGTTCGTCAAGAAAACTGTCGATCAGGCGGTTTAGTTTGTCTTCTTCAACTATTACCGCTTCGGTGGTTATACCGGTATTAAACTTGAATTCATCTAGGGCCTGTATATTGGTCGGGTCTGAGATGCCGACAAATAAGCGATTCTCCCGTTGTATCAGCGGCAGGGCGTGATGTTTA
This genomic window contains:
- the ftsZ gene encoding cell division protein FtsZ; translated protein: MFELVNDLAQNAVIKVVGVGGGGGNAVQHMVSTDVEGVDFICANTDAQALDRMQAKTLLQIGGQMTKGLGAGADPNIGRKAAVDDREKIAEMLHGADMVFITAGMGGGTGTGAAPIVAEVAKELGILTVAVVTKPFPFEGKKRVQYAEDGIRELRENVDSLIIVPNEKLMQALGRQCTLINAFNAANDVLKGAVQGIADLIIRPGMINVDFADVRTVMSEMGTAMMGSGTARGENRGTEAASAAISSPLLEDIDLHGARGILVNITAGPDLGLGEFSEVGQVVEEIASEQATVVIGTVIDPTLEDEIKVTVVATGIDGGAAVEETVKVVSQNRKPDGSLDLKQLEMPAVLRRKGEDLRAENNLETAELSAPAVSKESDGETDSEYLDIPTFLRRQAD
- the lpxC gene encoding UDP-3-O-acyl-N-acetylglucosamine deacetylase; its protein translation is MIGQRTLRNSIKATGVGLHTGQKVYLTLKPAPVNTGIVFRRVDIEPAVEIQASANNVGDTTLSTNLQKGDVRVSTVEHLLSAMAGLGIDNAYVELSAEEVPIMDGSAAPFVFLIQSAGIEEQSEPKQFIRIKQEVSVSMDDKVATFKPFDGFKVGFTIDFDHPAFAGRNMEASLDFSSTSFVKEVSRARTFGFMRDIEYLRAQNLALGGSMDNAIVVDDYRILNEDGLRYDDEFVKHKVLDAVGDLYLLGKSLIGEFHGFKSGHYLNNLLLRKLLENEEAWEVVTFEDQDSAVPISYLKPILA
- the secA gene encoding preprotein translocase subunit SecA, which produces MLTSMLKKVFGSKNDRELKRMGKIVKQINALEANLESLSDEQLKLKTEEFKQRLSDGQSLEQILPEAFATVREASKRVMGMRHFDVQFIGGITLHEGKVAEMRTGEGKTLVATAPVYLRALTGKGVHVVTVNDYLASRDAEWMRPLYEALGLSVGVILSGQDPESKRAAYQSDITYGTNNEFGFDYLRDNMAFSVEEKVQRDFHYAVVDEVDSILIDEARTPLIISGPAEDSSELYRQMNTLIPGLRRFEGEIDPKSEEEVDGDFAVDEKNKSVELTEQGHQKIEEVLVEKGILGEGESLYAPHNLSLLHHVLAALRAHNLFQRDIDYIVQDGQVVIVDEHTGRIMPGRRWSEGLHQAVEAKEGVHINQESQTLASTTFQNYFRLYETLAGMTGTADTEAFELRQIYALDVVVIPTNVSVARIDYNDLVFLTVAEKYEAIVKEIEECVKQERPVLVGTASVESSELISAFLTKKNVPHNVLNAKNHGREAGIIAEAGRPGAITIATNMAGRGTDIVLGGKLDAALAKLENPSEDEIAKATAEWQQRHDAVLEAGGLHIIGTERHESRRIDNQLRGRAGRQGDNGSSRFFLSLEDDLMRIFASERVRQFMQALGMEKGEAIEHKMVSNAIEKAQRKVEGRNYDIRKQLLEYDDVANDQRRAVYEQRNELMASSDVSETVTAVRSEVINKGIDTFIAPQSLDEQWDIPGLEKHLEGEFGLQLPVQQWLDTDDSLHEESLRAKIEQQIVEDYQAKEAMVGLDNMRTFEKQVMLQVLDTLWKEHLQAMDLLRQGIHLRGYAQKNPKQEYKRESFILFEQLLENIKTDVVKVLSNVQIRQPEEIEAMERQRREQAERQQMDFKHDAESAMGNGVEGETAAEPVAETFVRDEKKVGRNEACPCGSGKKYKQCHGKLN
- the argJ gene encoding bifunctional glutamate N-acetyltransferase/amino-acid acetyltransferase ArgJ, yielding MAVGNGAIPELHPVAGMRVGTTSAGVKTPGRPDLVLMELGEQATVAGVFTLNQFCAAPVRICKTNLQSDKPRYLVINTGNANAGTGKEGHEDALTCCQAVADHAGVKLEEVLPFSTGVIGEKLPVERITSAVPAAFEALSENGWLDAASGIMTTDTRPKAYSTQFEYQGQTITFSGISKGAGMIKPNMATMLAYVATDAAVDAELLQQMLKRSADKSFNRVTIDGDTSTNDSCMLIATGASGLNVSEADAELFAAFNHALDDIMLQLAQAIVRDGEGATKFITVSVEQAGSSEEALLAAYAVSHSPLVKTALFASDPNWGRILAAVGYAGIENLDVDALQIYLGDVCIVEDGGRAASYTEDAGQAVMNEEEITIRIVLNRGDVAETVWTTDLSKEYVSINADYRS
- a CDS encoding Nudix family hydrolase; this translates as MPELIHVAAAAIFNPEGQVLLALRSKKQHQGGLWEFPGGKVEAGELVRDALARELEEELGIRIDQMSTRPLIQVPYHYPDKSVLLDVFKVSGFSGVPHGAEGQPLEWVNIADLDKYDFPAANTPIVNALLLPEKIAVTGSAESNAQYIEKSAGAFNKGAQWLMLRAHGLASAERTELARHLMDREGAVVCLNGSIEEANAAGVDALHLTSSRLMALQDRSVFKGRWLSASCHDEEQLQQAVALGLDFVTLSPVNPTATHPDQEGIGWDAFSQLANAYPLPVYALGGMAAEDLEICWDHGGQGICAIREFW
- a CDS encoding DNA gyrase inhibitor YacG, whose translation is MMSKPMVDCPQCGKKNEWSTNNQSRPFCSERCRTLDLGAWASEEYQIASEPELDDYSSSFEDPESRIDEAKPRLH
- the coaE gene encoding dephospho-CoA kinase (Dephospho-CoA kinase (CoaE) performs the final step in coenzyme A biosynthesis.); translated protein: MLIIGITGGIGSGKTAVSDHFINLGITVIDADIVAREVVEPGTPALSKIQQHFGDEIVNADGTLNRAGLRKLVFSSPAERKWLEELLHPIIRESIVSQLNCADSPYAILTSPLLLETDQYLLCDDVVVVDIAEELQIERSCARDNNSAEQIRKIIAAQMSRQERLDKASHIIDNSGPQAALDEQVDSLHTLFLQQAKT
- a CDS encoding prepilin peptidase translates to MIIEYIAATPWFSISITLIFSLCVGSFLNVVIYRLPVMMEREWEEQIAELNESTEATPTDKFNLSVPASACPNCQHKIRWYENIPVLSYLFLKGACSSCKIKISLRYPFIELTTGLLSACIVYQFGFNLVSLSLVFLTWCLICLTMIDVDHQLLPDKITLPLIWLGLIVNSFDYFTSLPQALWGAVLGYLSLWSIYWLFKLLTGKEGMGYGDFKLLAALGAWAGASMLPLIILLSSLVGAVLGITMILLRRHEAQNPIPFGPYLACAGWIAMLWGSEITGFYLHFLQV
- a CDS encoding type II secretion system F family protein — protein: MAIKKKEKLPTTFIWEGKDKTGNPSKGTIDAENLTIAKAQLRRQGLLPRKVRKQTSSVFSKASKPIKPLDIALFTRQMATMLKSGVPLLQGFDIVSNGIEKIQLKKVINELKNDVNSGTSFAKALEKHPKYFDELFCNLVQAGEQSGSLETMLDRIATYKEKIESLKAKIKKAMTYPIAVIVIGVIVSAILLIKVVPQFESVFQSFGAELPAFTQFVVGLSVVAREWWFIALLAIIVSGYLFQKSMQSSAKLRASVDRAVLKLPIIGKILHNSAIARFARTLSTTFAAGVPLVNALESAAGASGNIVYSTAIMQIKNGVSTGQSLKNAVNMTGLFPPMATQMIAIGEEAGSLDMMLDKIANFYEEEVDNAVDNLSSLIEPMIMAILGILVGGLVIAMYLPIFQLGSVI